TGACCAGACCTCCTCAGGTAAACCTCTAATGTTCAAGCACTCCCAGAGAACTGATCTACTTTCATTGACTAGTTCAACTCTCAGGAGCAGCACCCCTCGAGTAATCCTCCCTCCAGAAACTTTTTGTATCCAGGCTGCTCTATACTGACCGGCTCTCCACGTGCGCCATCCCTGCATTGTCCACACACTCACCTCGTATTTTTTTCGATTCGCCTCTCTCAAGGATCCTGCTTTCCTCAGCGGATGGATCTGACTACCGGACAATGGATTGCGGTTTGTGCTGCAGCGTTTGGCGTTGGCCTCGGCAAAGGAGGTCTACCGGGATTGGGCAACTTGGCCATTGCCATCTACGCCCTCGCCTTTCCAGCACGGATTTCGGTCGGAATTCTTCTCCCGGTTCTGATGGCAGCGGATCTGATCGCGGTGATCGTCTATCGCAGGCACGCCGAGTGGGGGGTGATTGGCAAATTTCTCCCTTGGACCGTCCTCGGAGTCTGCCTCGGGGCGCTGGTTTTTGGCAATATTGGCGACCGAACCGTGGAGATCCTCATCGGCCTGATCCTCCTGATCATGACAGGGCTTCACTTCCTCAAATCCTTCCTCCACCGCGGCCGCACTGACGTCCCCACCGGGAAAGCCGCGCTCGGACTCCGCGCTTCCACCGGGATCATCGGCGGATTTGCCACCATGATCGCCAATGCCGCCGGCCCCGTCGCCGCCCTCTACCTGATCTTTCTCCGCCTCCCGAAGATCGCCTTCGTCGGCACCCTCGCCTGGTTCTTCATGATCGTGAACTGGATCAAGCTCCCCTTCATGATCGGCCTCGGCGCCATCAACCTCGACTCCATGAGCGTGTCCCTCCCCGCCATGGCCTTCGCCATGGTCGGCGTTCTCGCCGCCCGGGCCGTTGTCGAAAAAATCCCCCAAAAACTCTTCGAGTGGCTGATCTGGATCTTCGTCATCGGGGCGGGATTCCAACTACTGCTCTAGGACGGACCTCCGAAACCTTGGAAAACGAAATCAAATCCCGCCAGCGAACCGATCATTCGTCTCGCGCTCGTCCGCACCGAATCACCACAAAAACTGCCGCTGCCAACAACAAAAGATCTCTCCCCAGAACCAAAGGATAATTGGTCTTCACTTCCGCCCGCCCAAAGCACCCACACGATACGTCGATTCCGCGGCCCCAAGCGGAGACCAATACCACCGCAAAAACGACGCTCAACACCGCAGCAATCAGCGCAGACTCCTTCCGAAGAATACGCAGAAACATCCCAATCCCCGCCACGACCTCCGTCGCTGGCAGGAAAAGCGCGATCCAATATGCCACAGAGGACCGCACTAGCTGGTAGCTCAAGATATCGGCCTGAAACTCATCCGGACGAATCAGCTTCACGAACCCCGCGTAAAGGAAAACGACGCCCAGCCCCCAAGCGAGTAAAGACTCTGCTATTCTTGCGCCGCCTGCCATGCCTCCCATCCGCCTTTCAAAACGTACACTTCCTCAAATCCCGCCTCCCCACTAAGCCGCTTAGCCACCCCATGGCTTGCCTGACAACTCAAGCTGCTACAATAGACAATAATTCGGTCGCCGGGCTGCCACGCATCGAGCAGGTCCGGAAAAGGGTGCCCCAATCACTCTCGTTCAATAATATTGCCCCCGGAATATGCTCCTTTGCAAATTCATCGGCAGAACGAGCGTCGACCCAGAGAACCCTCCCCTCCGCCGCCCTTGAATCCCGCAGGAGAATTTCTCCGTCACGCAAGGACTCCTCCGACCAGGATGGTCGGGCTGGATTGACCAGCCAATTCATTCCGCCAACGACAAGCACGGCCAACGCCATCATACCGAGTTTTGACAGGCTTTCCATATCTCCCTCCGACGTTCTAAAGGCCTCTAAGACTCACACAAAGACTCTCTACACTGTCCGAAAAATACATTCACTTGATGTGAGCATAGACATAGTAGGTTCTCGGACTCTCCACCGGATAATCTGTACTCAAGGTGATTCGAGCCCTTGCCGCCTCATCCGTCTGCGTGGGAAACAAATGTAGTTGGTACGACCTGCCCTCTTCGATCTCCTCCAAATGAACTTCGATGCTACCATTGTTCGACTCCGCCGACAGCACCTTTATCGGTTCTTCGATTCCGACCTTTAGCTCAATGGTCTTCCCATCTGGGACCTCTCCCTTCTTCCAAAAGACGAAAGCAGGACGAATATTCAACAAGTCCGGAATGACCGTCTCCATGGTCAACACCGTCGGCTTTTCCTCCCCTTTCGTCGATACGCGGATCGTCTTCGTCTGCACGCCCTTACGACTCCCAATCTTCAAGGTCGCCTCGATCTTTCCGACCTCTCCTGGCTCGTAAGTCTTCTTGTCCAACTCGGTCGTCGTGCAGCCACAACTCGGCTTCACCTCCGTAATTGTCACTGCATCATCACCAATGTTCGCAAATCGGAAAACCGCCGTAATTTCGGAATCCGACGGATCCGCTTCCTGCGATACCTTGGTAGTGTTCCAATCGAGAGAGGCGTAAGAATGTGTCGAGACAACAAGGAAGAAGAGAATTAGAGAGAGTGATTTTTTCATAACGAGAAGACGTGGACGGCGGCTGTTTTGGAGGCTTTGCGGCTAAGATATTAGAAGAGTGTTTCCATGTTGCGCTCTCGAGTCGTTGACGGGAGCTAACTAGTAAGATGCGAGAGTTGAGCGAACGGCATTGACCAAAGCCGCGCTACTTCTTCAAGCGAAGAACCAAGACACCGCCAACGCCAACCACGGCAACGATTAACCACAGCCACCAATCAGACGATTGCTCAACTGGCTCTTCGATTGGTTCTGCAACGACCACCTCGGAAGATTCTTCGCCGTTTGGTTCAGCCGCGGTTCCTTCTTCAATGACTTCAGCAATTTCGGTATGTCCTTCGCTTACAATCGATCTGTCACTTTGATCAGGCAAATCAACGGGCCAAAGACTACGAGTAGATATAGCTTGCATGCTAGGTCCAGGTTTTTTACCCATTGCGATGAAATCGTAAGTTGCTTCAGCCAGATTAATGATCTCAGTGTCCAAATCTGAGCTGTTGATGATCTCAAGGAGGTGAGGCTTTATCTCGTCTGCATTTTCTCCGTACCCAGCAATTGCCAACAAAGCACCTTTTGAAAGAGAGGAGTTATTACCTTTAGCGATGATAATGAGCTTCGACAGCAAGCGATCATCTTGCAAGAAGCCCAAAAGCTCCCATGATTGGTGCTGAACGAGAGAGTCTTGAGTGGATTTAAAAATCTCCAATGCTAGATCAGAGATTTCAAACGATTCGTAACCAGCAGCAGACATAGCAGTTAGAGTCGATATTTTGACCTCGTCCACTGCCTCCGCCTCTACTGCGTTCATCAGCAAGTCCTCGATTTCTTTGTTAGGACTGGAGGAATAAGCCAAAGCCTGAGAAGCAGCCATTCGAACAGCAGGGTTCTCGTCGTTGATCAAACTAGCAAGTCTATGCTGGAAAACCACAGTATCCTCTGGATGAAAGGCTGGTATCGCTGAAACAGGTGCCGATTGAACTCCAACCATGAGCAAAACAGAGGCTTGAGCGGCAGCTAACCGAACATCGGAAGACTCATCATATAGAGCAGACGAATACAAAGACAGCAAAGCCTTGGTATCATCGATCAGCCGATCTGGGCGGCCTCGTAATATCTCGATTTTTTCACTAGGCTCAAGCCTCGTAAACTCTTCCTCAGTCAGCGCATTAGCGACCAATAACTGCGCGAGAAAAAATGCAATAATCCGTGTCATAATAAATTTCCTGACTCGTCCACGTCGTGTTCCTCAGGCGGGAAGAGTGACCCAATACCCTCACCTGTTTCAAGAGGATCATGCTCGTACACACGGCTCCCATTAATGTATACCTCGTAAGCAGGAAAACCGTCGTGTGTACCTTCCAATGTATAGGTATTATTATTGCGATCAATGGTCACCTTCAAAGTGTAATTAATTGATGGTGCTCCAGACACCAAAGGATTAGCCGAGTCTAGCTTACAGGTTAACTCAATCGATCTATCCGAAATCCAATTCGGGCTCTCA
The DNA window shown above is from Puniceicoccus vermicola and carries:
- a CDS encoding sulfite exporter TauE/SafE family protein; its protein translation is MDLTTGQWIAVCAAAFGVGLGKGGLPGLGNLAIAIYALAFPARISVGILLPVLMAADLIAVIVYRRHAEWGVIGKFLPWTVLGVCLGALVFGNIGDRTVEILIGLILLIMTGLHFLKSFLHRGRTDVPTGKAALGLRASTGIIGGFATMIANAAGPVAALYLIFLRLPKIAFVGTLAWFFMIVNWIKLPFMIGLGAINLDSMSVSLPAMAFAMVGVLAARAVVEKIPQKLFEWLIWIFVIGAGFQLLL
- a CDS encoding MauE/DoxX family redox-associated membrane protein, with protein sequence MAGGARIAESLLAWGLGVVFLYAGFVKLIRPDEFQADILSYQLVRSSVAYWIALFLPATEVVAGIGMFLRILRKESALIAAVLSVVFAVVLVSAWGRGIDVSCGCFGRAEVKTNYPLVLGRDLLLLAAAVFVVIRCGRARDE
- a CDS encoding rhodanese-like domain-containing protein — translated: MGHPFPDLLDAWQPGDRIIVYCSSLSCQASHGVAKRLSGEAGFEEVYVLKGGWEAWQAAQE
- a CDS encoding rhodanese-like domain-containing protein, which codes for MESLSKLGMMALAVLVVGGMNWLVNPARPSWSEESLRDGEILLRDSRAAEGRVLWVDARSADEFAKEHIPGAILLNESDWGTLFRTCSMRGSPATELLSIVAA
- a CDS encoding DUF1573 domain-containing protein — its product is MKKSLSLILFFLVVSTHSYASLDWNTTKVSQEADPSDSEITAVFRFANIGDDAVTITEVKPSCGCTTTELDKKTYEPGEVGKIEATLKIGSRKGVQTKTIRVSTKGEEKPTVLTMETVIPDLLNIRPAFVFWKKGEVPDGKTIELKVGIEEPIKVLSAESNNGSIEVHLEEIEEGRSYQLHLFPTQTDEAARARITLSTDYPVESPRTYYVYAHIK